Proteins encoded in a region of the Oscarella lobularis chromosome 5, ooOscLobu1.1, whole genome shotgun sequence genome:
- the LOC136187427 gene encoding piwi-like protein 1 isoform X2 gives MSGRARGRAGRGGRGAPADLGPARKPGAEETKPEQSSGRSRGRAPGPKAVAPQAATAVPAVRPQATATAAAAAAPTKPKAAMPLEEGMSRMSVRDRPTSREKSGPRGAEGGPRGPREGKSGRSMRDLQIVQPHTKPAHVASKKGTSGAPVKIMSNFFRLLTRPDWAIYQYNVQFEPEVPFIRKRRELLHNLADRLGPTRVFDGMQLFMPLRLEERVSDFQSQSRFDETPHTVKITLTNELPPSSPTCIQMFNIIFRKVMRQLGMKQVGRHYFSVNEDDRAQVPAHKYKSSRYFSRIAPATCFPSRLEVWPGYSTSILQYEENVLLCADVQHKVVRCDTVLDVLYDLGTKAKERRLDFHELAMKELIGTSVLTRYNNKTYRIDDINWDMTPKSKFKRSQDEEVTFLEYYSKQYNLKIEDVNQPMLISRMKRAPKRGQFGIEYAALVPQLCFMTGLTTNMREDFRVMKDLATHTRIEPKQRSHTLHSFMQLMKKNPEALKNLEQWGLSFASDLLEFGGRQLPTEKINVRSRSSTYRPDNPDWTNDIRSNHLISTKDLSSWLLLFTRRDQDKGQGFLQTLRRVGPSMGVRIMEPKVIELQDNKTETYLRAIKDNLDKSIVMVACILTSNTKQTYDAIKRFCCVDAPVPSQVVVARTLSKPKMIMSVCTKICIQLNCKMGGEVWALDIPLDNMMVVGIDTYHDSVNKGQSVGGFVASMNRTCTKYHSRTTFQHSGQELMDQLGTCMTASLRKYAEVNGKLPARIFVYRDGVGDGQLESIVNYELQQFLAAFKQIEDGYNPKFSFIVVKKGINTRLFLRSGPGMMNPLPGTVVDDHVTRSEWYDFFLVSQSVRQGTVSPTHYNVVHDSSDLKPDHIQRLTYKLTHLYYNWPGTIRVPAPCQYAHKLAFLVGQSVHKAPDLSLADRLYFL, from the exons ATGTCTGGAAGGGCGCGCGGACGAGCGGGAAGAGGGGGACGAGGCGCTCCAGCCGATCTCGGCCCAGCTCGCAAACCGGGAGCGGAAGAGACGAAGCCTGAGCAGTCAAGCGGTCGCTCTCGCGGCCGGGCGCCAGGTCCCAAAGCGGTAGCACCTCAAGCGGCTACCGCGGTCCCAGCGGTACGTCCTcaagcaacagcaacagcagcggcagcggcagcacCGACGAAGCCGAAAGCGGCGATGCCGCTCGAAGAAGGGATGTCGCGAATGTCGGTTCGCGATCGTCCCACGTCTCGTGAGAAATCAGGTCCGCGGGGCGCCGAGGGTGGCCCGCGCGGTCCGCGCGAAGGAAAATCCGGTCGAAGCATGCGAGATTTGCAGATCGTGCAGCCGCATACGAAGCCAGCGCACGTGGCAAGCAAGAAGGGAACCTCCGGTGCGCCGGTGAAGATCATGTCAAATTTCTTCCGCCTTCTCACGCGTCCCGACTGGGCGATCTATCAGTACAACGTCCAGTTCGAACCCGAAGTGCCGTTcattcgaaagcgacgcgagCTGCTCCACAATCTCGCCGATCGGCTCGGTCCGACGCGCGTCTTCGACGGAATGCAATTGTTCATGCCGCTCCGTCTGGAGGAGCGCGTATCGGATTTCCAATCGCAGagccgcttcgacgaaacgccgcACACGGTGAAAATCACGCTGACGAACGAACTCCCGCCCTCGTCGCCGACATGCATTCAGATGTTCAACATCATTTTCCGAAA GGTAATGAGACAGCTCGGCATGAAGCAAGTTGGCCGCCACTATTTCTCAGtgaacgaagacgatcgcgCTCAAGTTCCGGCGCACAAGTATAAATCGTCGCGCTATTTCTCCCGTATCGCCCCCGCCACCTGTTTCCCGTCTAGGTTGGAGGTGTGGCCAGGCTACAGCACGTCGATCTTGCAGTACGAGGAAAACGTGTTGCTGTGCGCGGACGTTCAGCACAAGGTCGTTCGATGCGACACGGTGCTCGACGTTCTCTACGACCTGGGCACGAAAGCGAAGGAGCGTCGGCTCGACTTCCACGAACTCGCCATGAAGGAATTGATTGGGACTTCCGTTTTGACGAG GTACAACAACAAGACGTACAGAATCGATGACATCAACTGGGACATGACGCCGAAAAGCAAATTCAAGCGTTCGCAGGACGAAGAAGTGACCTTTTTGGAATACTATTCCAAG CAATACAACTTGAAAATTGAAGATGTCAACCAGCCAATGCTGATCAGTCGAATGAAGAGAGCT CCCAAGCGTGGTCAATTTGGCATTGAATATGCAGCGCTTGTTCCGCAACTCTGTTTCATGACAG GTCTCACAACGAACATGAGAGAGGACTTTCGCGTGATGAAAGATCTTGCCACTCACACGCGAATCGAGCCCAAGCAGCGTTCGCACACTCTCCATTCGTTCATGCAGCTCATGAAGAAGAATCCCGAAGCTTTGAAGAATCTTGAGCAGTGGGGGCTGAGCTTTGCGTCTGATCTCCTCGAGTTCGGCGGACGCCAATTGCCAACGGAGAAGATCAACGTGCGCAGCAGATCTTCCACCTACAGGCCGGATAATCCTGACTGGACCAATGACATTCGCTCGAATCATCTGATTTCTACCAAAGATTTGTCC AGTTGGTTGCTGCTGTTCACACGACGTGATCAGGACAAGGGACAGGGGTTCCTTCAAACGCTCAGGCGCGTGGGGCCAAGCATGGGAGTCAGAATAATGGAGCCAAAAGT GATTGAATTGCAAGACAACAAGACCGAAACCTACCTTCGAGCCATAAAAGACAATTTAGACAAGTCCATTGTCATG GTCGCGTGCATTCTGACGTCGAATACAAAGCAAACCTATGATGCCATCAAGAGATTCTGCTGTGTTGATGCTCCAG TCCCAAGTCAAGTGGTGGTTGCTCGCACGCTCAGCAAGCCAAAAATGATTATGAGCGTCTGCACCAAAATCTGCATTCAGTTGAACTGCAAAATGGGAGGAGAAGTGTGGGCTCTTGACATCCCC TTGGACAACATGATGGTTGTTGGCATTGACACTTACCACGATTCTGTCAATAAGGGGCAATCTGTTGGTGGCTTTGTTGCATCAATGAACCGAACATGCACAAA gtaTCATTCCAGGACAACGTTCCAGCACTCTGGTCAGGAGTTGATGGACCAGCTGGGAACCTGCATGACCG CTTCTCTGAGGAAGTATGCTGAAGTCAACGGAAAATTGCCTGCCAGGATTTTTGTCTACCGCGATGGAGTGGGCGATGGCCAG CTGGAGTCTATTGTCAATTATGAATTGCAGCAATTTCTGGCCGCTTTCAAGCAGATTGAGGATGGCTACAA CCCAAAATTTTCCTTTATTGTGGTGAAAAAAGGCATCAATACGAGGCTATTCTTGAGGAGTGGTCCCGGCATGATGAACCCTCTTCCTGGCACAGTTGTCGATGACCATGTGACCAGATCCGAGTG GtatgatttctttttggtGAGCCAATCGGTCAGACAGGGAACAGTTTCTCCGACCCACTACAACGTTGTCCACGACAGCAGTGACCTCAAACCAGACCACATCCAACGCCTCACCTACAAGCTTACTCATCTCTACTACAACTGGCCG GGCACCATCCGCGTTCCTGCCCCTTGTCAGTATGCTCACAAATTGGCCTTCCTTGTTGGGCAGTCGGTCCACAAGGCTCCTGATCTTAGCCTTGCCGACCGACTCTACTTCCTGTGA
- the LOC136187427 gene encoding piwi-like protein 1 isoform X4, with translation MSGRARGRAGRGGRGAPADLGPARKPGAEETKPEQSSGRSRGRAPGPKAVAPQAATAVPAVRPQATATAAAAAAPTKPKAAMPLEEGMSRMSVRDRPTSREKSGPRGAEGGPRGPREGKSGRSMRDLQIVQPHTKPAHVASKKGTSGAPVKIMSNFFRLLTRPDWAIYQYNVQFEPEVPFIRKRRELLHNLADRLGPTRVFDGMQLFMPLRLEERVSDFQSQSRFDETPHTVKITLTNELPPSSPTCIQMFNIIFRKVMRQLGMKQVGRHYFSVNEDDRAQVPAHKLEVWPGYSTSILQYEENVLLCADVQHKVVRCDTVLDVLYDLGTKAKERRLDFHELAMKELIGTSVLTRYNNKTYRIDDINWDMTPKSKFKRSQDEEVTFLEYYSKQYNLKIEDVNQPMLISRMKRAPKRGQFGIEYAALVPQLCFMTGLTTNMREDFRVMKDLATHTRIEPKQRSHTLHSFMQLMKKNPEALKNLEQWGLSFASDLLEFGGRQLPTEKINVRSRSSTYRPDNPDWTNDIRSNHLISTKDLSSWLLLFTRRDQDKGQGFLQTLRRVGPSMGVRIMEPKVIELQDNKTETYLRAIKDNLDKSIVMVACILTSNTKQTYDAIKRFCCVDAPVPSQVVVARTLSKPKMIMSVCTKICIQLNCKMGGEVWALDIPLDNMMVVGIDTYHDSVNKGQSVGGFVASMNRTCTKYHSRTTFQHSGQELMDQLGTCMTASLRKYAEVNGKLPARIFVYRDGVGDGQLESIVNYELQQFLAAFKQIEDGYNPKFSFIVVKKGINTRLFLRSGPGMMNPLPGTVVDDHVTRSEWYDFFLVSQSVRQGTVSPTHYNVVHDSSDLKPDHIQRLTYKLTHLYYNWPGTIRVPAPCQYAHKLAFLVGQSVHKAPDLSLADRLYFL, from the exons ATGTCTGGAAGGGCGCGCGGACGAGCGGGAAGAGGGGGACGAGGCGCTCCAGCCGATCTCGGCCCAGCTCGCAAACCGGGAGCGGAAGAGACGAAGCCTGAGCAGTCAAGCGGTCGCTCTCGCGGCCGGGCGCCAGGTCCCAAAGCGGTAGCACCTCAAGCGGCTACCGCGGTCCCAGCGGTACGTCCTcaagcaacagcaacagcagcggcagcggcagcacCGACGAAGCCGAAAGCGGCGATGCCGCTCGAAGAAGGGATGTCGCGAATGTCGGTTCGCGATCGTCCCACGTCTCGTGAGAAATCAGGTCCGCGGGGCGCCGAGGGTGGCCCGCGCGGTCCGCGCGAAGGAAAATCCGGTCGAAGCATGCGAGATTTGCAGATCGTGCAGCCGCATACGAAGCCAGCGCACGTGGCAAGCAAGAAGGGAACCTCCGGTGCGCCGGTGAAGATCATGTCAAATTTCTTCCGCCTTCTCACGCGTCCCGACTGGGCGATCTATCAGTACAACGTCCAGTTCGAACCCGAAGTGCCGTTcattcgaaagcgacgcgagCTGCTCCACAATCTCGCCGATCGGCTCGGTCCGACGCGCGTCTTCGACGGAATGCAATTGTTCATGCCGCTCCGTCTGGAGGAGCGCGTATCGGATTTCCAATCGCAGagccgcttcgacgaaacgccgcACACGGTGAAAATCACGCTGACGAACGAACTCCCGCCCTCGTCGCCGACATGCATTCAGATGTTCAACATCATTTTCCGAAA GGTAATGAGACAGCTCGGCATGAAGCAAGTTGGCCGCCACTATTTCTCAGtgaacgaagacgatcgcgCTCAAGTTCCGGCGCACAA GTTGGAGGTGTGGCCAGGCTACAGCACGTCGATCTTGCAGTACGAGGAAAACGTGTTGCTGTGCGCGGACGTTCAGCACAAGGTCGTTCGATGCGACACGGTGCTCGACGTTCTCTACGACCTGGGCACGAAAGCGAAGGAGCGTCGGCTCGACTTCCACGAACTCGCCATGAAGGAATTGATTGGGACTTCCGTTTTGACGAG GTACAACAACAAGACGTACAGAATCGATGACATCAACTGGGACATGACGCCGAAAAGCAAATTCAAGCGTTCGCAGGACGAAGAAGTGACCTTTTTGGAATACTATTCCAAG CAATACAACTTGAAAATTGAAGATGTCAACCAGCCAATGCTGATCAGTCGAATGAAGAGAGCT CCCAAGCGTGGTCAATTTGGCATTGAATATGCAGCGCTTGTTCCGCAACTCTGTTTCATGACAG GTCTCACAACGAACATGAGAGAGGACTTTCGCGTGATGAAAGATCTTGCCACTCACACGCGAATCGAGCCCAAGCAGCGTTCGCACACTCTCCATTCGTTCATGCAGCTCATGAAGAAGAATCCCGAAGCTTTGAAGAATCTTGAGCAGTGGGGGCTGAGCTTTGCGTCTGATCTCCTCGAGTTCGGCGGACGCCAATTGCCAACGGAGAAGATCAACGTGCGCAGCAGATCTTCCACCTACAGGCCGGATAATCCTGACTGGACCAATGACATTCGCTCGAATCATCTGATTTCTACCAAAGATTTGTCC AGTTGGTTGCTGCTGTTCACACGACGTGATCAGGACAAGGGACAGGGGTTCCTTCAAACGCTCAGGCGCGTGGGGCCAAGCATGGGAGTCAGAATAATGGAGCCAAAAGT GATTGAATTGCAAGACAACAAGACCGAAACCTACCTTCGAGCCATAAAAGACAATTTAGACAAGTCCATTGTCATG GTCGCGTGCATTCTGACGTCGAATACAAAGCAAACCTATGATGCCATCAAGAGATTCTGCTGTGTTGATGCTCCAG TCCCAAGTCAAGTGGTGGTTGCTCGCACGCTCAGCAAGCCAAAAATGATTATGAGCGTCTGCACCAAAATCTGCATTCAGTTGAACTGCAAAATGGGAGGAGAAGTGTGGGCTCTTGACATCCCC TTGGACAACATGATGGTTGTTGGCATTGACACTTACCACGATTCTGTCAATAAGGGGCAATCTGTTGGTGGCTTTGTTGCATCAATGAACCGAACATGCACAAA gtaTCATTCCAGGACAACGTTCCAGCACTCTGGTCAGGAGTTGATGGACCAGCTGGGAACCTGCATGACCG CTTCTCTGAGGAAGTATGCTGAAGTCAACGGAAAATTGCCTGCCAGGATTTTTGTCTACCGCGATGGAGTGGGCGATGGCCAG CTGGAGTCTATTGTCAATTATGAATTGCAGCAATTTCTGGCCGCTTTCAAGCAGATTGAGGATGGCTACAA CCCAAAATTTTCCTTTATTGTGGTGAAAAAAGGCATCAATACGAGGCTATTCTTGAGGAGTGGTCCCGGCATGATGAACCCTCTTCCTGGCACAGTTGTCGATGACCATGTGACCAGATCCGAGTG GtatgatttctttttggtGAGCCAATCGGTCAGACAGGGAACAGTTTCTCCGACCCACTACAACGTTGTCCACGACAGCAGTGACCTCAAACCAGACCACATCCAACGCCTCACCTACAAGCTTACTCATCTCTACTACAACTGGCCG GGCACCATCCGCGTTCCTGCCCCTTGTCAGTATGCTCACAAATTGGCCTTCCTTGTTGGGCAGTCGGTCCACAAGGCTCCTGATCTTAGCCTTGCCGACCGACTCTACTTCCTGTGA
- the LOC136187427 gene encoding piwi-like protein 1 isoform X1, whose product MSGRARGRAGRGGRGAPADLGPARKPGAEETKPEQSSGRSRGRAPGPKAVAPQAATAVPAVRPQATATAAAAAAPTKPKAAMPLEEGMSRMSVRDRPTSREKSGPRGAEGGPRGPREGKSGRSMRDLQIVQPHTKPAHVASKKGTSGAPVKIMSNFFRLLTRPDWAIYQYNVQFEPEVPFIRKRRELLHNLADRLGPTRVFDGMQLFMPLRLEERVSDFQSQSRFDETPHTVKITLTNELPPSSPTCIQMFNIIFRKVMRQLGMKQVGRHYFSVNEDDRAQVPAHKYKSSRYFSRIAPATCFPSRLEVWPGYSTSILQYEENVLLCADVQHKVVRCDTVLDVLYDLGTKAKERRLDFHELAMKELIGTSVLTRYNNKTYRIDDINWDMTPKSKFKRSQDEEVTFLEYYSKQYNLKIEDVNQPMLISRMKRAPKRGQFGIEYAALVPQLCFMTGLTTNMREDFRVMKDLATHTRIEPKQRSHTLHSFMQLMKKNPEALKNLEQWGLSFASDLLEFGGRQLPTEKINVRSRSSTYRPDNPDWTNDIRSNHLISTKDLSSWLLLFTRRDQDKGQGFLQTLRRVGPSMGVRIMEPKVIELQDNKTETYLRAIKDNLDKSIVMVACILTSNTKQTYDAIKRFCCVDAPVPSQVVVARTLSKPKMIMSVCTKICIQLNCKMGGEVWALDIPLDNMMVVGIDTYHDSVNKGQSVGGFVASMNRTCTKYHSRTTFQHSGQELMDQLGTCMTASLRKYAEVNGKLPARIFVYRDGVGDGQLESIVNYELQQFLAAFKQIEDGYKYPKATIFSYSSICLFSPKFSFIVVKKGINTRLFLRSGPGMMNPLPGTVVDDHVTRSEWYDFFLVSQSVRQGTVSPTHYNVVHDSSDLKPDHIQRLTYKLTHLYYNWPGTIRVPAPCQYAHKLAFLVGQSVHKAPDLSLADRLYFL is encoded by the exons ATGTCTGGAAGGGCGCGCGGACGAGCGGGAAGAGGGGGACGAGGCGCTCCAGCCGATCTCGGCCCAGCTCGCAAACCGGGAGCGGAAGAGACGAAGCCTGAGCAGTCAAGCGGTCGCTCTCGCGGCCGGGCGCCAGGTCCCAAAGCGGTAGCACCTCAAGCGGCTACCGCGGTCCCAGCGGTACGTCCTcaagcaacagcaacagcagcggcagcggcagcacCGACGAAGCCGAAAGCGGCGATGCCGCTCGAAGAAGGGATGTCGCGAATGTCGGTTCGCGATCGTCCCACGTCTCGTGAGAAATCAGGTCCGCGGGGCGCCGAGGGTGGCCCGCGCGGTCCGCGCGAAGGAAAATCCGGTCGAAGCATGCGAGATTTGCAGATCGTGCAGCCGCATACGAAGCCAGCGCACGTGGCAAGCAAGAAGGGAACCTCCGGTGCGCCGGTGAAGATCATGTCAAATTTCTTCCGCCTTCTCACGCGTCCCGACTGGGCGATCTATCAGTACAACGTCCAGTTCGAACCCGAAGTGCCGTTcattcgaaagcgacgcgagCTGCTCCACAATCTCGCCGATCGGCTCGGTCCGACGCGCGTCTTCGACGGAATGCAATTGTTCATGCCGCTCCGTCTGGAGGAGCGCGTATCGGATTTCCAATCGCAGagccgcttcgacgaaacgccgcACACGGTGAAAATCACGCTGACGAACGAACTCCCGCCCTCGTCGCCGACATGCATTCAGATGTTCAACATCATTTTCCGAAA GGTAATGAGACAGCTCGGCATGAAGCAAGTTGGCCGCCACTATTTCTCAGtgaacgaagacgatcgcgCTCAAGTTCCGGCGCACAAGTATAAATCGTCGCGCTATTTCTCCCGTATCGCCCCCGCCACCTGTTTCCCGTCTAGGTTGGAGGTGTGGCCAGGCTACAGCACGTCGATCTTGCAGTACGAGGAAAACGTGTTGCTGTGCGCGGACGTTCAGCACAAGGTCGTTCGATGCGACACGGTGCTCGACGTTCTCTACGACCTGGGCACGAAAGCGAAGGAGCGTCGGCTCGACTTCCACGAACTCGCCATGAAGGAATTGATTGGGACTTCCGTTTTGACGAG GTACAACAACAAGACGTACAGAATCGATGACATCAACTGGGACATGACGCCGAAAAGCAAATTCAAGCGTTCGCAGGACGAAGAAGTGACCTTTTTGGAATACTATTCCAAG CAATACAACTTGAAAATTGAAGATGTCAACCAGCCAATGCTGATCAGTCGAATGAAGAGAGCT CCCAAGCGTGGTCAATTTGGCATTGAATATGCAGCGCTTGTTCCGCAACTCTGTTTCATGACAG GTCTCACAACGAACATGAGAGAGGACTTTCGCGTGATGAAAGATCTTGCCACTCACACGCGAATCGAGCCCAAGCAGCGTTCGCACACTCTCCATTCGTTCATGCAGCTCATGAAGAAGAATCCCGAAGCTTTGAAGAATCTTGAGCAGTGGGGGCTGAGCTTTGCGTCTGATCTCCTCGAGTTCGGCGGACGCCAATTGCCAACGGAGAAGATCAACGTGCGCAGCAGATCTTCCACCTACAGGCCGGATAATCCTGACTGGACCAATGACATTCGCTCGAATCATCTGATTTCTACCAAAGATTTGTCC AGTTGGTTGCTGCTGTTCACACGACGTGATCAGGACAAGGGACAGGGGTTCCTTCAAACGCTCAGGCGCGTGGGGCCAAGCATGGGAGTCAGAATAATGGAGCCAAAAGT GATTGAATTGCAAGACAACAAGACCGAAACCTACCTTCGAGCCATAAAAGACAATTTAGACAAGTCCATTGTCATG GTCGCGTGCATTCTGACGTCGAATACAAAGCAAACCTATGATGCCATCAAGAGATTCTGCTGTGTTGATGCTCCAG TCCCAAGTCAAGTGGTGGTTGCTCGCACGCTCAGCAAGCCAAAAATGATTATGAGCGTCTGCACCAAAATCTGCATTCAGTTGAACTGCAAAATGGGAGGAGAAGTGTGGGCTCTTGACATCCCC TTGGACAACATGATGGTTGTTGGCATTGACACTTACCACGATTCTGTCAATAAGGGGCAATCTGTTGGTGGCTTTGTTGCATCAATGAACCGAACATGCACAAA gtaTCATTCCAGGACAACGTTCCAGCACTCTGGTCAGGAGTTGATGGACCAGCTGGGAACCTGCATGACCG CTTCTCTGAGGAAGTATGCTGAAGTCAACGGAAAATTGCCTGCCAGGATTTTTGTCTACCGCGATGGAGTGGGCGATGGCCAG CTGGAGTCTATTGTCAATTATGAATTGCAGCAATTTCTGGCCGCTTTCAAGCAGATTGAGGATGGCTACAAGTACCCAAAAGCCACCATATTTAGTTATTCATCTATCTGTCTATTTAGCCCAAAATTTTCCTTTATTGTGGTGAAAAAAGGCATCAATACGAGGCTATTCTTGAGGAGTGGTCCCGGCATGATGAACCCTCTTCCTGGCACAGTTGTCGATGACCATGTGACCAGATCCGAGTG GtatgatttctttttggtGAGCCAATCGGTCAGACAGGGAACAGTTTCTCCGACCCACTACAACGTTGTCCACGACAGCAGTGACCTCAAACCAGACCACATCCAACGCCTCACCTACAAGCTTACTCATCTCTACTACAACTGGCCG GGCACCATCCGCGTTCCTGCCCCTTGTCAGTATGCTCACAAATTGGCCTTCCTTGTTGGGCAGTCGGTCCACAAGGCTCCTGATCTTAGCCTTGCCGACCGACTCTACTTCCTGTGA
- the LOC136187427 gene encoding piwi-like protein 1 isoform X3: MSGRARGRAGRGGRGAPADLGPARKPGAEETKPEQSSGRSRGRAPGPKAVAPQAATAVPAVRPQATATAAAAAAPTKPKAAMPLEEGMSRMSVRDRPTSREKSGPRGAEGGPRGPREGKSGRSMRDLQIVQPHTKPAHVASKKGTSGAPVKIMSNFFRLLTRPDWAIYQYNVQFEPEVPFIRKRRELLHNLADRLGPTRVFDGMQLFMPLRLEERVSDFQSQSRFDETPHTVKITLTNELPPSSPTCIQMFNIIFRKVMRQLGMKQVGRHYFSVNEDDRAQVPAHKLEVWPGYSTSILQYEENVLLCADVQHKVVRCDTVLDVLYDLGTKAKERRLDFHELAMKELIGTSVLTRYNNKTYRIDDINWDMTPKSKFKRSQDEEVTFLEYYSKQYNLKIEDVNQPMLISRMKRAPKRGQFGIEYAALVPQLCFMTGLTTNMREDFRVMKDLATHTRIEPKQRSHTLHSFMQLMKKNPEALKNLEQWGLSFASDLLEFGGRQLPTEKINVRSRSSTYRPDNPDWTNDIRSNHLISTKDLSSWLLLFTRRDQDKGQGFLQTLRRVGPSMGVRIMEPKVIELQDNKTETYLRAIKDNLDKSIVMVACILTSNTKQTYDAIKRFCCVDAPVPSQVVVARTLSKPKMIMSVCTKICIQLNCKMGGEVWALDIPLDNMMVVGIDTYHDSVNKGQSVGGFVASMNRTCTKYHSRTTFQHSGQELMDQLGTCMTASLRKYAEVNGKLPARIFVYRDGVGDGQLESIVNYELQQFLAAFKQIEDGYKYPKATIFSYSSICLFSPKFSFIVVKKGINTRLFLRSGPGMMNPLPGTVVDDHVTRSEWYDFFLVSQSVRQGTVSPTHYNVVHDSSDLKPDHIQRLTYKLTHLYYNWPGTIRVPAPCQYAHKLAFLVGQSVHKAPDLSLADRLYFL; encoded by the exons ATGTCTGGAAGGGCGCGCGGACGAGCGGGAAGAGGGGGACGAGGCGCTCCAGCCGATCTCGGCCCAGCTCGCAAACCGGGAGCGGAAGAGACGAAGCCTGAGCAGTCAAGCGGTCGCTCTCGCGGCCGGGCGCCAGGTCCCAAAGCGGTAGCACCTCAAGCGGCTACCGCGGTCCCAGCGGTACGTCCTcaagcaacagcaacagcagcggcagcggcagcacCGACGAAGCCGAAAGCGGCGATGCCGCTCGAAGAAGGGATGTCGCGAATGTCGGTTCGCGATCGTCCCACGTCTCGTGAGAAATCAGGTCCGCGGGGCGCCGAGGGTGGCCCGCGCGGTCCGCGCGAAGGAAAATCCGGTCGAAGCATGCGAGATTTGCAGATCGTGCAGCCGCATACGAAGCCAGCGCACGTGGCAAGCAAGAAGGGAACCTCCGGTGCGCCGGTGAAGATCATGTCAAATTTCTTCCGCCTTCTCACGCGTCCCGACTGGGCGATCTATCAGTACAACGTCCAGTTCGAACCCGAAGTGCCGTTcattcgaaagcgacgcgagCTGCTCCACAATCTCGCCGATCGGCTCGGTCCGACGCGCGTCTTCGACGGAATGCAATTGTTCATGCCGCTCCGTCTGGAGGAGCGCGTATCGGATTTCCAATCGCAGagccgcttcgacgaaacgccgcACACGGTGAAAATCACGCTGACGAACGAACTCCCGCCCTCGTCGCCGACATGCATTCAGATGTTCAACATCATTTTCCGAAA GGTAATGAGACAGCTCGGCATGAAGCAAGTTGGCCGCCACTATTTCTCAGtgaacgaagacgatcgcgCTCAAGTTCCGGCGCACAA GTTGGAGGTGTGGCCAGGCTACAGCACGTCGATCTTGCAGTACGAGGAAAACGTGTTGCTGTGCGCGGACGTTCAGCACAAGGTCGTTCGATGCGACACGGTGCTCGACGTTCTCTACGACCTGGGCACGAAAGCGAAGGAGCGTCGGCTCGACTTCCACGAACTCGCCATGAAGGAATTGATTGGGACTTCCGTTTTGACGAG GTACAACAACAAGACGTACAGAATCGATGACATCAACTGGGACATGACGCCGAAAAGCAAATTCAAGCGTTCGCAGGACGAAGAAGTGACCTTTTTGGAATACTATTCCAAG CAATACAACTTGAAAATTGAAGATGTCAACCAGCCAATGCTGATCAGTCGAATGAAGAGAGCT CCCAAGCGTGGTCAATTTGGCATTGAATATGCAGCGCTTGTTCCGCAACTCTGTTTCATGACAG GTCTCACAACGAACATGAGAGAGGACTTTCGCGTGATGAAAGATCTTGCCACTCACACGCGAATCGAGCCCAAGCAGCGTTCGCACACTCTCCATTCGTTCATGCAGCTCATGAAGAAGAATCCCGAAGCTTTGAAGAATCTTGAGCAGTGGGGGCTGAGCTTTGCGTCTGATCTCCTCGAGTTCGGCGGACGCCAATTGCCAACGGAGAAGATCAACGTGCGCAGCAGATCTTCCACCTACAGGCCGGATAATCCTGACTGGACCAATGACATTCGCTCGAATCATCTGATTTCTACCAAAGATTTGTCC AGTTGGTTGCTGCTGTTCACACGACGTGATCAGGACAAGGGACAGGGGTTCCTTCAAACGCTCAGGCGCGTGGGGCCAAGCATGGGAGTCAGAATAATGGAGCCAAAAGT GATTGAATTGCAAGACAACAAGACCGAAACCTACCTTCGAGCCATAAAAGACAATTTAGACAAGTCCATTGTCATG GTCGCGTGCATTCTGACGTCGAATACAAAGCAAACCTATGATGCCATCAAGAGATTCTGCTGTGTTGATGCTCCAG TCCCAAGTCAAGTGGTGGTTGCTCGCACGCTCAGCAAGCCAAAAATGATTATGAGCGTCTGCACCAAAATCTGCATTCAGTTGAACTGCAAAATGGGAGGAGAAGTGTGGGCTCTTGACATCCCC TTGGACAACATGATGGTTGTTGGCATTGACACTTACCACGATTCTGTCAATAAGGGGCAATCTGTTGGTGGCTTTGTTGCATCAATGAACCGAACATGCACAAA gtaTCATTCCAGGACAACGTTCCAGCACTCTGGTCAGGAGTTGATGGACCAGCTGGGAACCTGCATGACCG CTTCTCTGAGGAAGTATGCTGAAGTCAACGGAAAATTGCCTGCCAGGATTTTTGTCTACCGCGATGGAGTGGGCGATGGCCAG CTGGAGTCTATTGTCAATTATGAATTGCAGCAATTTCTGGCCGCTTTCAAGCAGATTGAGGATGGCTACAAGTACCCAAAAGCCACCATATTTAGTTATTCATCTATCTGTCTATTTAGCCCAAAATTTTCCTTTATTGTGGTGAAAAAAGGCATCAATACGAGGCTATTCTTGAGGAGTGGTCCCGGCATGATGAACCCTCTTCCTGGCACAGTTGTCGATGACCATGTGACCAGATCCGAGTG GtatgatttctttttggtGAGCCAATCGGTCAGACAGGGAACAGTTTCTCCGACCCACTACAACGTTGTCCACGACAGCAGTGACCTCAAACCAGACCACATCCAACGCCTCACCTACAAGCTTACTCATCTCTACTACAACTGGCCG GGCACCATCCGCGTTCCTGCCCCTTGTCAGTATGCTCACAAATTGGCCTTCCTTGTTGGGCAGTCGGTCCACAAGGCTCCTGATCTTAGCCTTGCCGACCGACTCTACTTCCTGTGA